One Candidatus Binatia bacterium DNA window includes the following coding sequences:
- a CDS encoding phosphate transport system permease protein PstA, producing the protein MRERVRKTFREGDPFLWLTAAALATSLVLVGALLVLVFRHGLAMFWPAEVVLFRTKDGRGWLGEVWEKRENPPRVRLKVGNRDVYGTDFRWVELGEVESVLRPRDAAVFERREWGNLYGFLEEVRHGDRSLARGPAAWAVLRRKLEEARKAREHISELERGEMARIHARLEKSRRLGKEAEGFEARAEDIRRELEALRRAASLDRAVVRLASGETVDVPVFEIVRVYRPNGAGLTTKLGWYARKLWEFLSSDPREANTEGGVFPAIFGTVLMVLLMTLAVVPFGVVAALYLHEYARRGWFVSAVRIAVNNLAGVPSIVFGVFGLGFFVYTLGGTIDGLFFRDRLPSPTYGTGGILWASLTLALLTLPVVVVATEEGLAAVPRELREGSLALGATQFETVWRVVLPHALPGVLTGVILAMARAAGEVAPLMLTGVVKLAPELPLDSEWPFLHLERKFMHLGFHIYDVGFQSPNVEAAKPMVYATTALLVALVFVLNLSAMWLRARLRRRLASSAV; encoded by the coding sequence GTGAGAGAACGCGTACGAAAAACGTTCCGGGAGGGCGACCCCTTCCTCTGGCTCACGGCGGCGGCCCTCGCCACGAGCCTCGTTCTCGTGGGCGCCCTCCTCGTGCTCGTCTTTCGGCACGGTCTCGCCATGTTCTGGCCGGCGGAGGTGGTTCTGTTCCGCACGAAAGACGGCCGGGGATGGCTCGGCGAGGTCTGGGAGAAGCGGGAGAACCCCCCTCGTGTGCGTCTCAAGGTGGGAAACCGGGACGTCTACGGAACCGATTTCCGGTGGGTCGAGCTCGGCGAGGTGGAGAGTGTCCTGAGGCCGCGGGACGCCGCCGTGTTCGAGCGTCGGGAGTGGGGTAATCTCTACGGGTTCCTGGAGGAGGTCCGGCACGGGGACCGATCGTTGGCCCGGGGACCCGCAGCCTGGGCGGTGCTCCGGCGCAAACTCGAGGAAGCGCGGAAGGCACGGGAGCACATTTCCGAGCTCGAGCGCGGGGAAATGGCTCGGATCCACGCTCGGCTCGAGAAAAGCCGAAGGCTCGGGAAAGAGGCAGAAGGCTTCGAAGCACGGGCGGAAGACATCCGGCGCGAACTCGAAGCTCTGCGCCGTGCCGCTTCGCTCGACCGGGCGGTGGTACGTCTTGCGTCGGGGGAGACGGTGGACGTTCCCGTTTTCGAGATCGTGAGAGTCTACCGGCCGAACGGCGCGGGGCTTACGACGAAGCTGGGGTGGTACGCCCGGAAGCTCTGGGAGTTTCTCTCTTCGGACCCCCGGGAGGCCAACACCGAAGGCGGTGTCTTCCCGGCGATTTTCGGCACGGTCCTGATGGTCCTTCTCATGACCCTTGCGGTGGTTCCCTTCGGAGTCGTGGCAGCCCTCTACCTCCACGAGTACGCCCGCCGTGGATGGTTCGTGAGCGCCGTGCGGATCGCCGTGAACAACCTCGCGGGCGTTCCCTCGATCGTTTTCGGTGTCTTCGGCCTCGGCTTTTTCGTGTACACGCTCGGCGGCACGATCGACGGGCTTTTCTTCCGGGACCGCCTCCCGTCTCCCACGTACGGGACGGGAGGAATCCTCTGGGCGTCGCTCACGCTCGCGCTCCTCACCCTTCCGGTCGTCGTCGTGGCGACGGAGGAGGGCCTCGCCGCGGTCCCCAGAGAGCTCCGCGAAGGCTCCCTGGCTCTCGGGGCCACGCAATTCGAGACCGTCTGGCGCGTAGTCCTGCCGCACGCCCTGCCCGGCGTTCTCACGGGCGTCATCCTCGCCATGGCGCGGGCGGCCGGGGAGGTGGCCCCGCTCATGCTGACCGGGGTCGTCAAGCTGGCCCCCGAACTCCCGCTCGATTCCGAGTGGCCCTTTCTCCATCTCGAGCGAAAATTCATGCACCTGGGCTTCCACATCTACGACGTGGGCTTCCAGTCTCCCAACGTGGAAGCGGCCAAGCCCATGGTCTACGCCACGACGGCGCTCCTCGTGGCGCTGGTTTTCGTGCTCAATTTGTCCGCGATGTGGCTTCGTGCCAGACTACGCCGGAGGTTGGCATCCAGTGCGGTTTGA
- a CDS encoding phosphate ABC transporter permease, producing MGGKRRRLLLDRWARLAIRGGGAATIVVIAFLFAFLLAEALPLWSPPEISQPRTLSFPAGLHPLFVDRDGRGFAAVDGQGRFFFFSLEDGSSKEVGRLEALRGRVVGAVHDSGLVVALDSGGRVLGARVRGSGSELRIESEGSWPLEGVPKPGTPSLRVSDAGGWTLLYPKLDGDLGIVSRRIEESFLGEPAEVFRERALPGSSGAAAWTLGAGGRWAFAAGAMLRAWEVPDRGAPVLLDEAGVGGRRATALGMLLGDRALVVGGEDGSVAVWFFLRDGRRQTGWRLVEVRRFEPHGTAVVAVEASPRERSFVTADRSGALVLHHSTTGRTLAAFPGGAPSARTLSYFPKAQGVAAFSPNGTVTWWFVRNPHPEASWKAFFAPVWYEGYPGPAFVWQSTGGTDAFEPKLSLVPLVFGTFKGTLYAMLFAFPLAILGALYTSQFARPGLRAAVKSTVEIMAGLPSVVLGFLGALWLAPALEGRVPGVLLACLVLPASAMLLGILFSEVRWLGPVRRTGTEALLFVPLLLVLGWASIASSPSLERWLFDGNFQGWLLEHAGLRYDQRNCLVVGFAMGFAVIPIVFTIAEDALSNVPARLVSASLALGATRWQTAVRVVVPAASGGIFSAAMVGFGRAVGETMIVLMATGNTPVMEWNPFTGMRTLSANIAVELPEAPVGSTLYRVLFFTALLLFGVTFVVNTVAELVRSRIRKRLASL from the coding sequence ATGGGCGGAAAGCGTCGCCGACTCCTCCTCGACCGCTGGGCCAGGCTCGCGATTCGGGGCGGAGGCGCCGCTACGATCGTCGTCATCGCGTTCCTTTTCGCGTTTCTCCTGGCGGAGGCGTTGCCGCTCTGGTCGCCTCCCGAGATCTCGCAGCCGAGGACCCTTTCGTTCCCGGCGGGTTTGCACCCCCTCTTCGTCGACCGGGACGGCCGGGGATTCGCCGCCGTCGACGGGCAGGGACGGTTCTTTTTCTTTTCCCTCGAAGACGGCAGCTCGAAGGAAGTCGGGAGGCTCGAGGCCCTTCGGGGTAGGGTCGTCGGGGCGGTGCACGACTCCGGACTGGTCGTGGCCCTCGATTCCGGCGGTCGGGTCCTCGGAGCCCGTGTGAGGGGAAGCGGCTCGGAGCTCCGGATCGAGAGCGAGGGAAGCTGGCCCCTCGAAGGGGTACCGAAGCCCGGAACCCCGAGCCTACGGGTTTCCGATGCCGGCGGATGGACCCTGCTCTACCCGAAGCTCGACGGGGACCTCGGGATCGTTTCCCGCCGTATCGAGGAATCGTTTCTCGGCGAACCTGCCGAAGTCTTTCGCGAGCGGGCTCTTCCCGGCAGTTCGGGTGCCGCGGCCTGGACGCTCGGCGCAGGCGGGAGGTGGGCCTTCGCGGCCGGGGCGATGCTGCGCGCGTGGGAGGTCCCGGATCGCGGAGCCCCGGTTTTGCTCGACGAGGCCGGAGTCGGCGGAAGACGTGCGACGGCGCTCGGGATGCTGCTCGGCGATCGAGCGCTCGTCGTCGGCGGGGAGGACGGAAGCGTGGCCGTGTGGTTCTTCCTCCGGGACGGCCGGAGGCAGACGGGTTGGCGGCTCGTGGAAGTTCGGCGTTTCGAGCCTCACGGGACCGCGGTCGTTGCCGTCGAAGCCTCTCCCCGCGAGCGTAGCTTCGTCACCGCCGACCGGAGCGGGGCTCTCGTGCTTCACCATTCGACGACCGGGCGCACCCTGGCCGCGTTTCCCGGCGGGGCTCCGTCGGCCCGCACGCTTTCTTACTTTCCCAAGGCTCAGGGGGTGGCGGCGTTCTCGCCGAACGGCACGGTCACGTGGTGGTTCGTGCGCAACCCCCATCCGGAAGCTTCCTGGAAAGCTTTTTTCGCACCCGTCTGGTACGAGGGCTATCCGGGACCCGCGTTCGTGTGGCAGTCGACGGGAGGCACGGATGCCTTCGAGCCCAAGCTGAGCCTCGTGCCGCTGGTGTTCGGGACCTTCAAGGGGACGCTCTACGCGATGCTTTTCGCCTTCCCGCTCGCCATTCTGGGCGCTCTCTACACCTCGCAATTCGCACGCCCCGGCCTGCGAGCGGCCGTCAAGTCGACGGTGGAAATCATGGCCGGGCTTCCGAGCGTCGTCCTGGGGTTCCTCGGGGCGCTCTGGCTCGCTCCCGCACTGGAGGGCAGGGTCCCGGGGGTCCTTCTCGCCTGTCTGGTCCTGCCGGCGAGCGCCATGCTCCTCGGAATCCTCTTTTCGGAGGTGCGCTGGCTCGGCCCGGTGCGGAGGACGGGCACGGAAGCGCTCCTCTTCGTTCCCCTTCTCCTCGTGCTCGGCTGGGCTTCTATCGCTTCGAGTCCGTCGCTCGAACGCTGGCTGTTCGACGGCAACTTCCAGGGCTGGCTCCTCGAGCACGCCGGGCTGCGCTACGACCAGAGGAACTGCCTGGTGGTCGGCTTCGCGATGGGGTTCGCCGTCATCCCGATCGTTTTCACGATCGCCGAAGACGCGCTCTCGAACGTTCCCGCGAGGCTCGTTTCGGCCTCCCTCGCCTTGGGTGCCACGCGGTGGCAAACGGCGGTCCGGGTCGTCGTGCCGGCCGCGAGTGGCGGGATTTTCTCCGCCGCCATGGTCGGGTTCGGCCGAGCGGTCGGAGAGACGATGATCGTGCTCATGGCCACGGGAAACACTCCCGTCATGGAGTGGAATCCCTTCACCGGCATGCGGACCCTCTCGGCGAACATCGCGGTCGAGTTGCCGGAAGCTCCGGTCGGTAGCACGCTCTATCGCGTCCTGTTTTTCACGGCGCTCCTCCTCTTCGGCGTGACCTTCGTCGTCAACACGGTGGCCGAGCTCGTCCGGTCACGGATTCGCAAGCGGTTGGCCTCGCTGTGA
- a CDS encoding hypothetical protein (possible pseudo, frameshifted), whose translation MAIDALAVYVHRENPLESLSLPQVDAIFSKTRRLGYPKDIRVWGDLGLGGEWATRRISLYGRNAASGTYGFFKEKVLGGGDFKDEVKEQPGSASVVQGIAEDPAGIGYSGIGYRTSGVKPLALSPSEGGDPVPPTPGNVYAGRYPLSRFLYVYVNRKPGAPLDPLVREFLLFVLSKEGQEVVVKDGYLPLPARIALAERKKVSD comes from the coding sequence GTGGCGATCGACGCTCTCGCCGTCTACGTTCACCGGGAGAACCCGCTCGAGTCCCTGAGTCTGCCGCAGGTCGACGCGATTTTCTCGAAAACGCGACGCCTCGGGTACCCGAAAGACATCCGCGTCTGGGGCGACCTGGGGCTCGGAGGAGAGTGGGCCACGAGGCGGATCAGCCTCTACGGTCGCAATGCGGCCTCGGGCACGTACGGCTTTTTCAAGGAGAAAGTGCTCGGGGGCGGAGACTTCAAGGACGAGGTGAAAGAACAACCGGGTTCGGCCTCCGTGGTGCAGGGGATTGCCGAGGATCCGGCGGGAATCGGGTACAGCGGGATCGGCTACCGGACGTCGGGCGTCAAACCGCTCGCCCTTTCGCCGAGCGAAGGAGGCGATCCCGTGCCACCCACGCCCGGGAACGTGTACGCGGGACGCTACCCTCTCTCTCGCTTCCTGTACGTCTACGTGAACCGAAAGCCGGGGGCACCTCTCGATCCGCTCGTGCGAGAGTTCCTCTTGTTCGTGCTTTCGAAAGAAGGGCAGGAAGTCGTCGTCAAGGACGGTTACCTTCCGCTGCCGGCACGGATCGCCCTGGCCGAAAGAAAGAAAGTCTCGGACTGA
- a CDS encoding 5-oxoprolinase has translation MNRIETRRSPKSRSSDRRPYRIGIDVGGTFTDLVVVREGGKIQLHKTLTTPADQSEGVLTGLSELASLEGVSLADFLGRTGVIVHGTTTADNTMIEMSGAVTGLLTTEGHRDEIELRRGYKENIWDPALPPPPPICPRRRRIGIPERLDFDGSVYRPLDEDAVRRACRRLRKLGVESVAVCYMFSFLNPAHELRTLEILREELPDVDVSLSHRVYPSAPEFERTSTTVVNAYVGPKIKRYLARLEERLREAGFRGDLRIMQSNGGMMPVEYVLERPVSVLGSGPTGGVMAACLEARGSETPDFIGVDMGGTSYDVCVVRGGTPEVQAGWNWHHRYLVALPMVEVYSVGAGGGSIAEVRGGILAVGPASAGADPGPICYGRGGTRPTVTDANLLLGFLNPRNFCGGRMPLRTEGVEEAVREQIGRPLGLDAIEAAYGIFRLVNANMSNAIRRVSAQRGIDPRGMALVVFGGNGPVHAGKQAEELGIGRILVPRSAPAFSALGLAIADAVVDEVRSYVSPAGRADPDVIERHFRELEDRARSALGGSRKIRFQRMLHVCYPGQTFDMPVPVAGRADRFGRPELERTIERFHVLHEQLHTYASRDEEPIVRAVRLKAVLPTRKPPVPLRPRTRKPPRAALRGKRRVFVDGRFRDVPVYSGPDLLPGQKVEGPAIIEEPFTTVVLYPGHVAELNPRNTYEIRIET, from the coding sequence GTGAACCGCATCGAAACCAGGCGCTCCCCGAAGAGCCGCTCGTCCGACCGGAGACCGTACCGGATCGGGATCGACGTGGGCGGGACCTTCACGGACCTCGTGGTCGTGCGAGAAGGCGGTAAGATCCAGCTCCACAAGACTCTCACGACCCCGGCCGACCAGAGCGAGGGAGTTCTCACGGGTCTTTCGGAGCTCGCTTCCCTCGAGGGGGTTTCGCTCGCCGACTTTCTCGGGCGGACGGGCGTCATCGTCCACGGAACGACGACGGCGGACAACACCATGATCGAAATGTCCGGCGCCGTCACCGGGCTTCTGACGACGGAAGGCCACCGCGACGAAATCGAACTACGCCGGGGCTACAAGGAAAACATCTGGGACCCTGCCCTGCCGCCGCCGCCGCCGATCTGCCCGCGGCGCCGCCGGATCGGAATTCCGGAGCGGCTCGACTTCGACGGCAGCGTCTACCGGCCCCTCGACGAAGACGCGGTCCGGCGCGCCTGCCGCCGGCTCCGGAAACTCGGCGTCGAGTCCGTGGCCGTCTGCTACATGTTCTCCTTCCTCAACCCCGCACACGAACTCCGCACCCTCGAAATCCTCCGAGAGGAACTTCCGGACGTGGACGTGAGCCTCTCCCACCGAGTGTACCCGAGCGCTCCCGAGTTCGAACGAACGAGCACCACCGTGGTGAACGCTTACGTGGGCCCGAAGATCAAGCGCTACCTCGCACGACTCGAAGAGCGGCTACGGGAGGCGGGCTTCCGGGGAGACCTCCGGATCATGCAGTCGAACGGCGGCATGATGCCCGTCGAGTACGTCCTCGAACGCCCCGTGAGCGTTCTCGGCTCGGGACCGACGGGGGGCGTGATGGCCGCATGCCTCGAAGCCCGGGGCTCGGAAACTCCCGACTTCATCGGCGTCGACATGGGCGGGACGAGCTACGACGTCTGCGTCGTCCGGGGCGGAACACCGGAAGTCCAGGCGGGGTGGAACTGGCATCACCGCTACCTCGTCGCCCTGCCGATGGTCGAAGTGTACTCGGTGGGGGCGGGCGGGGGATCGATCGCGGAAGTGCGGGGAGGCATCCTGGCCGTCGGCCCTGCGAGCGCGGGCGCCGACCCGGGCCCCATCTGTTACGGGCGGGGCGGGACACGGCCGACGGTCACCGACGCGAACCTCCTCCTGGGTTTTCTCAACCCGCGGAACTTCTGCGGGGGACGGATGCCTCTGCGGACGGAGGGCGTCGAGGAGGCCGTGCGCGAGCAGATCGGGCGGCCGCTCGGGCTCGACGCGATCGAGGCGGCGTACGGCATTTTCCGGCTCGTGAACGCGAACATGTCGAACGCCATCCGCCGGGTTTCGGCACAGAGGGGAATCGACCCCCGGGGCATGGCACTCGTCGTCTTCGGCGGAAACGGCCCGGTTCACGCGGGCAAGCAGGCGGAGGAGCTCGGAATCGGAAGGATTCTCGTTCCCCGGTCCGCGCCCGCTTTTTCCGCCCTGGGACTCGCGATCGCGGATGCCGTCGTCGACGAAGTCCGTTCCTACGTGAGCCCGGCCGGACGCGCGGATCCCGACGTCATCGAGCGTCATTTCCGGGAGCTCGAGGATCGTGCCCGCAGCGCCCTGGGCGGCAGCCGCAAGATTCGCTTCCAAAGGATGCTCCACGTCTGTTACCCGGGGCAGACGTTCGACATGCCCGTTCCGGTGGCGGGACGGGCGGATCGCTTCGGCCGGCCGGAGCTCGAGCGGACCATCGAGCGGTTCCACGTCCTGCACGAACAGCTTCACACCTACGCGTCGCGGGACGAAGAGCCCATCGTGAGAGCCGTCCGGCTGAAGGCGGTCCTGCCCACGCGGAAGCCGCCCGTGCCCCTGCGCCCCCGCACGCGGAAACCTCCACGTGCCGCGCTGCGCGGGAAGCGACGGGTCTTCGTCGACGGGCGATTCCGGGACGTTCCCGTCTATTCCGGACCCGATCTCCTGCCGGGCCAGAAGGTCGAGGGACCGGCCATCATCGAAGAGCCGTTCACGACCGTGGTCCTCTATCCCGGTCACGTCGCCGAGCTGAATCCGCGAAACACGTACGAAATCCGGATCGAGACATGA
- a CDS encoding putative monooxygenase, translating to MTPTLSTPRASRQTGKGGRDLRFVIVGAGMSGILAAIRLQQEGLHDFVIYEKADRLGGTWRENTYPGISCDVPAHLYSYSFAPNPDWSHRFAPGAEIQAYFERVARQYGVDRRIRYGKEAVFCEFREGRWHVEFGDGTHDVGDCLVAATGVLHHPAYPDFEGLDSFRGAAFHSARWRHDVELRGRRVGVVGTGSSAVQIVPAIVDRVRELVLFQRTPQWIMPVENPPYSEEEKEEFRRNPARIREIREEVSRMFTEGFSNHLSDVDSPQLRWIHDTCVANLENNVKDPVLREKLRPNYRAGCKRLVMSPNFYEAIQKPNARLVTEKIVRVEPAGVRTEDGKLHELDVLVLATGFRVDAFVRPTEVLGRGGKRLDDVWNGAPFAYMSLAVPDFPNLFFLNGPNSPVGNFSLIEVAELQFDSVLRLIGPLRSGVAREIAPSWEATERFDRERREAAKRTIWASGCRSWYLDSSGLPTAWPWTFDRFREEMKHPRLGDYELR from the coding sequence ATGACCCCCACGCTCTCCACCCCTCGTGCCTCCCGGCAAACCGGGAAAGGCGGGCGCGACCTCCGCTTCGTGATCGTCGGCGCGGGCATGTCCGGTATCCTTGCGGCCATTCGGCTCCAGCAAGAGGGGCTTCACGACTTCGTGATCTACGAGAAAGCGGATCGCCTGGGGGGCACCTGGCGCGAGAACACGTACCCCGGCATCTCTTGCGACGTACCGGCCCATCTCTACAGCTACTCGTTCGCGCCGAACCCCGACTGGAGCCACCGCTTCGCACCCGGGGCGGAGATCCAGGCGTATTTCGAGCGGGTAGCGAGGCAGTACGGGGTCGACCGGCGGATCCGGTACGGCAAAGAAGCCGTTTTCTGCGAGTTCCGCGAAGGCCGCTGGCACGTGGAGTTCGGGGACGGGACCCACGACGTCGGCGACTGCCTCGTGGCTGCCACCGGCGTCCTCCACCACCCTGCCTACCCCGACTTCGAGGGGCTCGACTCCTTCCGGGGTGCGGCGTTCCACAGCGCCAGGTGGCGGCACGACGTCGAGCTCCGCGGGCGACGCGTGGGCGTGGTGGGCACGGGTTCGAGCGCGGTCCAGATCGTACCCGCGATCGTCGACCGGGTGAGAGAGCTCGTGCTTTTCCAGCGGACGCCGCAGTGGATCATGCCGGTCGAGAACCCCCCGTACTCCGAGGAAGAAAAGGAAGAATTCCGCCGGAACCCGGCACGGATCCGCGAAATCCGCGAGGAAGTCTCGCGCATGTTCACGGAGGGGTTCTCGAACCACCTCTCCGACGTCGACTCCCCGCAGCTCCGCTGGATCCACGACACGTGCGTGGCGAACCTCGAGAACAACGTGAAAGACCCGGTCCTCCGGGAGAAGCTGCGGCCGAACTACCGCGCCGGCTGCAAGCGCCTGGTCATGTCGCCGAACTTCTACGAGGCGATCCAGAAACCCAACGCTCGGCTCGTCACGGAAAAGATCGTGCGCGTCGAGCCTGCGGGGGTGCGGACGGAGGACGGGAAGCTGCACGAACTCGACGTCCTGGTCCTCGCCACGGGTTTTCGGGTCGACGCTTTCGTCCGGCCGACCGAAGTCCTGGGGCGAGGAGGGAAGCGGCTCGACGATGTCTGGAACGGAGCGCCCTTCGCTTACATGTCGCTGGCGGTGCCGGATTTCCCGAACCTCTTCTTCTTGAACGGGCCGAACAGCCCCGTGGGCAACTTTTCCCTGATCGAGGTGGCCGAGCTCCAGTTCGACTCCGTGCTGCGACTGATCGGACCCCTCCGCTCGGGCGTGGCCCGCGAGATCGCCCCCTCCTGGGAAGCGACGGAACGTTTCGATCGCGAGAGGCGAGAGGCCGCCAAGCGTACGATCTGGGCGAGCGGCTGCCGGAGCTGGTATCTCGACTCGAGCGGCCTGCCGACGGCGTGGCCGTGGACGTTCGACCGGTTCCGGGAAGAAATGAAACACCCGCGCCTCGGGGACTACGAGCTGCGATGA
- a CDS encoding HDIG domain-containing protein → MVVEEKERLAREIVRRLHEAGYRAYFAGGYVRDLLLGRKGKDVDVATDAPLGEVRRLFPRTIEVGAQFGVLLVVEGGVSVEVARFRTDLGYEDGRHPVDVRFTGPEEDALRRDFTINGMFYDPIREEVVDFVGGQEDLRRRVVRAIGDPDRRFSEDRLRLLRAVRFAANLGFDIEERTFEAIRRHATTVTQVAWERIGEEIVRILTEGGARRGFELLDRAGLLAPVLPEVAALKGVEQSPDYHPEGDVFTHTMLMLGHLDGTTETLAWGVLLHDIGKPACAARVGQKITFYGHCTLGAEMAVAVCQRLKRSRATWERVAYLVRNHLRVLQAPKMRVSTLKRFLAEEGIDELLELVRIDALSSNGDLSYYEFCRRKREEFGREKLRPAPLLRGRDLLELGFRPGPLFGEILRAVEDAQLEGTLGSREEAVEWVERTYGHLRG, encoded by the coding sequence ATGGTGGTGGAGGAGAAAGAGAGACTTGCCCGCGAGATCGTGCGCAGGCTCCACGAGGCGGGCTACCGCGCTTACTTCGCGGGAGGGTATGTCCGTGATCTCCTCCTCGGAAGGAAGGGGAAGGACGTGGACGTCGCGACGGACGCCCCCCTCGGCGAGGTGCGGCGGCTCTTTCCGCGCACGATCGAGGTCGGAGCGCAGTTCGGGGTGCTTCTGGTCGTCGAAGGAGGCGTTTCCGTCGAAGTGGCCAGATTCCGGACCGATCTCGGCTACGAGGACGGACGACATCCCGTCGACGTGCGCTTCACGGGCCCGGAGGAAGACGCGCTTCGCCGGGATTTCACGATCAACGGGATGTTCTACGACCCGATCCGGGAAGAAGTCGTCGATTTCGTCGGGGGGCAGGAGGATCTACGCCGCCGGGTCGTGCGGGCCATCGGAGATCCGGACCGCCGTTTTTCGGAAGACCGGTTGCGGCTTCTGCGTGCCGTCCGGTTCGCGGCCAACCTGGGCTTCGACATCGAGGAAAGGACGTTCGAAGCGATCCGGCGCCACGCCACGACCGTCACGCAAGTCGCCTGGGAGCGGATCGGGGAAGAAATCGTCCGGATCCTGACCGAAGGTGGAGCACGCCGGGGGTTCGAGCTGCTCGATCGTGCCGGACTCCTCGCGCCCGTGTTACCGGAGGTGGCCGCGCTCAAGGGTGTGGAGCAATCGCCGGACTATCATCCGGAAGGGGACGTTTTCACCCACACGATGCTCATGCTCGGGCATCTCGACGGCACCACCGAGACTCTGGCCTGGGGCGTTCTGCTCCACGACATCGGGAAACCGGCGTGCGCGGCCCGAGTCGGGCAAAAGATCACGTTCTACGGCCACTGCACGCTGGGAGCCGAGATGGCCGTGGCCGTCTGCCAGAGGCTCAAGCGGAGCCGCGCCACCTGGGAGCGGGTCGCGTATCTGGTACGCAACCACCTCCGGGTGCTGCAGGCTCCCAAGATGAGGGTCTCCACCCTCAAGCGATTTCTCGCCGAGGAGGGGATCGACGAACTCCTCGAGCTCGTGCGCATCGATGCGCTTTCTTCGAACGGGGACCTCTCGTACTACGAGTTCTGCCGCCGCAAGAGGGAGGAGTTCGGACGCGAGAAACTCCGTCCGGCTCCGCTGCTGCGCGGAAGGGACCTGCTCGAGCTCGGCTTCCGTCCGGGGCCGCTCTTCGGCGAAATCCTGCGCGCGGTGGAAGACGCGCAGCTCGAAGGTACGCTCGGCAGCAGGGAAGAAGCGGTCGAGTGGGTCGAGCGGACGTACGGGCACCTGCGGGGATAG
- the selA gene encoding L-seryl-tRNA(Sec) selenium transferase — MQRDGKGSLRLPSVDRVLRTPELEDLRRRFSHRFLVDCIRSELASLRGRAGEGSEPPDAARVATAVRSRVAKAEAPPLLPVLNATGVVLHTNLGRAELAEAALDALRQAAGAVALEFDLSTGKRGDREATIREDLVALTGAEAALVVNNNAGALLLALDTLAEGREVVVSRGELVEIGGSFRLPDIAGKSGVRLREVGTTNRTTLEDYERAIGPETALLLKVHTSNYRIVGFTASVPLRDLVALGRRRRIPVVEDLGSGALVDLSAFGLPREPLVTESVRQGADVVTFSGDKLLGGPQAGLVVGRRRHLRRMERNPLKRALRCDKLTLAALGATLRLYRCSPEPEKALPTLRYLTRPLEEIERVARDLARQLPSVLGPDFSIEVVPETSEVGSGALPLEPLPTRAVALRHPRLSPVHIAARFRSARPPVIGRVRKNCFLLDPRTLPDAAAVVDAVARGLHR; from the coding sequence GTGCAACGGGACGGGAAAGGCTCGCTGCGGCTTCCCTCGGTCGACCGTGTGCTGCGGACGCCCGAACTCGAGGATTTACGCCGGCGCTTCTCGCACCGTTTTCTCGTGGATTGCATCCGCTCGGAGCTCGCCTCGCTGCGCGGAAGGGCCGGCGAGGGCTCGGAGCCGCCCGACGCGGCCCGTGTGGCAACCGCCGTCCGGAGCCGCGTCGCGAAAGCGGAAGCCCCGCCCCTCCTCCCGGTTCTCAACGCCACGGGGGTCGTTCTCCACACGAACCTCGGCCGGGCCGAGCTCGCCGAGGCCGCTCTCGACGCCCTGCGGCAGGCAGCCGGCGCGGTCGCTCTCGAGTTCGACCTTTCGACGGGAAAAAGGGGCGACCGCGAGGCGACCATCCGCGAGGACCTCGTGGCTCTGACGGGCGCCGAAGCCGCGCTCGTCGTCAACAACAACGCCGGCGCTCTCTTGCTCGCCCTCGACACGCTCGCCGAGGGGCGCGAAGTCGTCGTTTCGCGGGGGGAACTCGTCGAGATCGGCGGATCGTTCCGTCTCCCCGACATCGCCGGAAAAAGCGGGGTGCGGTTGCGCGAGGTGGGCACGACGAACCGGACCACGCTCGAGGACTACGAACGAGCCATCGGGCCCGAAACGGCGTTGCTCCTCAAGGTCCATACGAGCAACTACCGGATCGTGGGCTTCACGGCCTCGGTGCCGTTGCGGGACCTCGTGGCTCTCGGGCGGCGCCGCCGGATTCCGGTCGTCGAGGACCTGGGCAGCGGAGCGCTCGTCGACCTTTCCGCGTTCGGCCTGCCCAGAGAACCGCTCGTGACGGAAAGTGTGCGGCAGGGGGCCGATGTCGTGACCTTCAGCGGAGACAAGCTCCTCGGAGGGCCTCAGGCCGGGCTCGTCGTCGGCCGGCGGCGACACCTCCGACGCATGGAACGGAATCCCCTGAAGAGAGCCCTCCGCTGCGACAAGCTCACGCTCGCGGCGCTCGGCGCGACGCTTCGTCTCTACCGTTGCTCGCCCGAGCCCGAAAAGGCGCTTCCCACCCTCCGGTATCTCACCCGGCCGCTCGAGGAAATCGAAAGAGTGGCCCGCGACCTCGCGCGGCAGCTACCTTCCGTCTTGGGGCCCGACTTCTCGATCGAGGTCGTGCCCGAGACATCCGAAGTCGGGAGCGGTGCCCTGCCCCTCGAGCCCCTACCCACTCGCGCCGTTGCCCTGCGCCACCCCAGGCTCTCGCCGGTCCACATCGCCGCCAGGTTTCGGTCCGCCAGGCCCCCGGTGATCGGCCGGGTACGGAAAAACTGCTTTCTCCTGGACCCGAGAACGCTGCCGGACGCCGCCGCGGTCGTCGACGCCGTGGCCCGCGGCCTTCACCGATAG